In Desulfosoma sp., the genomic stretch GCATCGTGCCGTTCAGTCGAGGGCGTAGCCGAAGCCTGGAACCTGGAGAGGTTCTTCGGCAGTTGGAAAGACTGACCCGTGCGGGTTACCGCGAAGTGGTCCTCACTGGGATTCATTTGGGACAATGGGGCCTGGACCTGCCTTGGAGTTGTGCCTCGAACGAGCCCCGAGGACTCGCTGGACTTCTCCAATGCATCGATGAGGCGCAGCGACCTGAACGAATCCGCCTTAGTTCACTGGAATCCAAGGAAATCAACGAAGCTTTGCTTAAAGCGCTTAAGGCCTTTTCTTGGATTTGTCCTCATTTTCATATTCCTTTGCAAAGCGGGGATTCGGAAATCCTCGCTGCCATGGGCCGACCTTACACGCCGGAACAATACGCCGATACGGTCTGCACACTTTCCAGGCTTTTTCCGCATGCCGCTTTTGGAGCCGACGTCATTGTGGGTTTTCCCGGGGAAACGGAGGCTCATTTCCTTCGCACCGTGCGACTCATTGAATCCTTGCCCATCACCTACCTTCATGTGTTCCCCTATTCTCCTCGTCCCGGAACGCAAGCCGCCTCCATGAAGGGTCGTGTGGTGGGCCCGGCTCTGAAGCATCGAGCCCGCCTGTTGCGCAACCTCGGCCGAGCCAAGAAAAGAATGTTTCAGGAGCGTTTCGTGGGTTCGATCCTGGAAGTTCTGGTGGAAAATTCTCCTAAACCCGGTCTCTGGCAAGGCACATCGGAAAATTATCTGACCGTTCAATTTCAGGCGGAAAAGGCCGTGCCCATAGGAAGCCTCGTTCGGGTTCGAATCTCCCAAGCGACCGAAACCAGCCTTTGTGGAAAAGCAGCGACCGAGTTGCTTTAGGGCAAAAGCTGAAACCGATTTCTTTTCGTCTATGTTACGGATTTTCCCAAAGGTTCTTTTCCTTGCGAGCGAGGGCCCATATTCCTTTTGTGCGGGGGAGGCGCCCCCGTTCCTAGGATAGGTTTCATGTTGGGACTCGCAAGGGCGAAGTGCCCCCTTGTCCCAGTCTTGAAACGGCAAGATACCTTGGTGTTTTGAGTTTACGACCGGCTTCTAGTCAGGCTGAAAGAGAAATAGGCTCATGAGCTGAGGTATGGGGGGATTGTCAGGGCTGAAGGATTCGGTTTCTTCCGTGTAACGACGGAGCAACGAGTCCACATAGAGCCATGCCGATCGTCGTTGGCCTG encodes the following:
- the mtaB gene encoding tRNA (N(6)-L-threonylcarbamoyladenosine(37)-C(2))-methylthiotransferase MtaB yields the protein MRFALETLGCKVNQYESSAFLESFLENGWKLVSFSEKADLYVVHGCSVTNKASYQTRQLLRRAFRTNPKAHIAVVGCDAQIHWQRYAQEHLATHIVGSDEKFTLRSFLEMPGTLQQPFIAVSDSRSYGPMPPLAVKTMIADRSRAFLKIQDGCDAYCTYCIVPFSRGRSRSLEPGEVLRQLERLTRAGYREVVLTGIHLGQWGLDLPWSCASNEPRGLAGLLQCIDEAQRPERIRLSSLESKEINEALLKALKAFSWICPHFHIPLQSGDSEILAAMGRPYTPEQYADTVCTLSRLFPHAAFGADVIVGFPGETEAHFLRTVRLIESLPITYLHVFPYSPRPGTQAASMKGRVVGPALKHRARLLRNLGRAKKRMFQERFVGSILEVLVENSPKPGLWQGTSENYLTVQFQAEKAVPIGSLVRVRISQATETSLCGKAATELL